From a single Solenopsis invicta isolate M01_SB chromosome 4, UNIL_Sinv_3.0, whole genome shotgun sequence genomic region:
- the LOC105206985 gene encoding dehydrodolichyl diphosphate synthase complex subunit DHDDS-like yields the protein MAQIVIATKDNNKAFLNFAVAYTSRDELTHAITDIATAVKHNEILPEDITEELISDYLYTYQSSNPELLIRTSGECRLSDFLMWQLSNACLYFTDTLWPEFNLWNLLGAIFYYQKCYYMYYVFRKNSLFS from the exons ATGGCTCAAATTGTAATTGCCACTAAGGataataataaagcatttttaaattttgctgtcGCTTATACGT CAAGGGATGAACTTACTCATGCAATTACAGATATTGCAACGGCTGTAAAACATAATGAAATCTTACCAGAAGATATTACCGAAGAGTTAATATCTGACTATTTGTACACTTACCAATCCTCAAATCCAGAGTTATTGATTCGTACGTCTGGAGAATGTCGACTTAGCGACTTTTTGATGTGGCAG ctttccAACGCTTGCCTCTACTTTACTGATACCTTATGGCCTGAATTCAACTTATGGAACTTGCTCGGTGCAatcttttattatcaaaaatgttattatatgtattatgtatttagaaaaaactcccttttctcgtaa
- the LOC105196230 gene encoding TM2 domain-containing protein CG10795, whose product MSDSARLFSGLLILLPAITLCGGADTYEVDCNNLRMGQYICPHPDYDFIDTKTQQPRGCTKENKAKVLCLAADGLICIETKNNTFKKDIPCKWTNGYSFETSLLLSIFLGMFGADRFYLGYPALGLLKLSTLGFLFLGQFADVILIATQIVGPADGSHYVMPYYGAGINIIRSNNFTYRVPQYDC is encoded by the exons ATGTCCGATTCGGCGCGACTTTTTAGCGGGCTGCTCATCCTCCTGCCTGCGATTACGCTATGCGGAGGCGCGGATACATACGAGGTTGACTGCAACAACCTGCGAATGGGGCAGTACATCTGTCCGCATCCCGATTACGATTTCATAGACACGAAGACGCAGCAACCGCGCGGCTGCACCAAGGAGAACAAGGCCAAAG TGTTATGTCTAGCTGCTGATGGCCTTATCTGTATAGAAACGAAGAATAATACGTTCAAGAAGGATATACCTTGCAAATGGAC AAACGGATATTCCTTTGAGACGTCTCTACTGCTGTCTATATTTCTTGGTATGTTCGGCGCGGATCGGTTTTATCTTGGATATCCTGCTCTGGGCTTACTCAAGCTGAGTACGCTGGGGTTCCTCTTCCTTGGTCAATTCGCCGATGTGATTCTGATAGCCACGCAAATCGTAGGACCGGCGGACGGTTCGCACTATGTGATGCCATATTATGGTGCTGGAATTAATATTATAAGGagcaataattttacgtatagAGTGCCACAATACGACTGCTGA
- the LOC105196231 gene encoding cell wall protein DAN4 isoform X1: MSRTMVSTAKILLLPLGIVLLIAVIYFSSNNSEYADDTENNVVEPQIIQHRMIRRATIHYCKCNQYYDQEEGRCLGVPGGGKVLHVENRRSCGINVLKPHCRSSLYYHICKRDKSILAQCANRQIFDNRLQRCVYYDSSKLIPNIILPVNYMHYDHVNVPSCTRSGRFPVPGQCSMFYTCDTNGHRFYQSVFRCPQNTGYEINRGVCNIVSGCVNDNSVNTTVCVPNAPGENVESPRLGDAAEGNVKEIPEILDENRASTNDPVVESEETENSKTYDDAIATTPVNIIGTLSENNYNDNDSSLKPVEEDLVPNGIDEKIIHSQAPNPPEIVQKAFDEEQNEDGLSSLLGSQITSPSTSEFDDAPHSITTPVTSINPEYRTNTATVDSETTDTASFPSDSYLLSKLGEETQDVTTERYENIEDSAATLSSFNTEATDTYPAISNVPEITDIPSISDVPSKINEEMQDAIMDKNNPDSTVMPSNFNVDSTDLYPASVSNVPDSSPISNVPPSLDEKLQDAAMEQYENEDSVLTPSNFNVDSTDLYPESTVSNVPDSSPISNVSPSLDEKLQDAAMEQYENEDSVLTPSNFNVDSTDLYPESTVSNVPDSSPISNVSPSLDEKLQDTATDQNKNYEDSVLTKNSNTDLIDSYPTPTISNVPDSSPISNVSPSLDEKLQDAAMEQYENEDSVLTPSNFNVDSTDLYPESTVSNVPDSSPISNVSPSLDEKLQDTATDQNKNYEDSVLTKNSNTDLIDSYPTPTISNVPDSSPISNVSPSLDEKLQDAAMEQYENEDSVLTPSNFNVDSTDLYPESTVSNVPDSSPISNVSPSLDEKLQDTATDQNKNYEDSVLTKNSNTDLIDSYPTPTISNVPDSSLISNLSPSLDEKLQESSEQYKNGEDSVLTPSNFNTNADDLYPAPTAGNVSESFPISDVSPNIDEKLQDDITEQYRNNEDSAVTPSNFNTDSINLYPTSTVTDVPESFPVSDVSQIIDEKMQNTATEQSGNNEDSVSNFNTDSIDLYPTSSSISESSPISDTLSKLDEETQNIAPEMNRKEDRAVTLSNLSAEVVDPNLTSALNDAPATIDSPNNDDFDVLSSTPAILPPEAAVDQPTTEELSEAVPTIDNKFADVSMSTPDQVESVSTPYLPENTDDLTPMTDPRSTLISEDITAPMDVTAATIPSIQDSPISDTDLVTQNGKDSTEASPVSLTE; this comes from the exons ATGAGCCGCACAATGGTTTCAACTGCGAAGATTCTACTTTTACCGCTCGGAATCGTACTGTTAATTGCAGTGATATATTTTTCATCGAACAATTCTGAA TACGCTGATGATACAGAAAACAACGTTGTGGAACCGCAGATAATCCAGCATCGAATGATTAGGCGAGCTACTATACATTACTGCAAGTGCAATCAGTACTACGATCAGGAAGAAGGACGTTGCCTGGGCGTTCCAGGAGGCGGTAAGGTACTTCACGTTGAAAACAGACGATCGTGCGGCATTAACGTTTTGAAGCCGCATTGCCGTAGCTCCCTGTATTATCACATCTGCAAGCGTGACAAGTCGATCCTGGCGCAATGCGCGAACAGGCAGATCTTCGACAATCGTCTACAGCGGTGCGTTTACTACGACTCAAGCAAATTAATTCCCAACATCATTTTACCGGTCAACTACATGCATTACGATCATGTTAACGTGCCGAGTTGCACGAGATCTGGCCGATTTCCCGTGCCCGGTCAGTGCTCCATGTTTTACACGTGCGACACGAATGGACATCGGTTCTATCAAAGCGTCTTCCGATGTCCACAAAACACGGGATACGAAATCAACAGAGGAGTCTGCAACATCGTGTCAGGCTGTGTGAACGATAACTCGGTGAATACCACGGTTTGTGTTCCCAATGCGCCGGGCGAGAATGTGGAATCTCCTAGACTGGGTGATGCCGCAGAAGGAAACGTAAAAGAAATCCCCGAAATACTCGACGAAAATAGAGCCAGCACGAATGATCCTGTTGTAGAAAGTGAGGAAACTGAAAACTCGAAGACTTACGATGACGCTATTGCTACTACCCCTGTAAATATAATAGGCACactttcagaaaataattataacgatAATGACAGCTCGTTGAAGCCAGTCGAAGAAGATCTAGTTCCTAATGGTATTGATGAAAAGATAATACATAGCCAAGCTCCGAACCCGCCTGAAATCGTGCAAAAAGCATTTGATGAAGAACAAAACGAAGACGGATTGTCATCACTATTAGGTTCACAGATTACGTCGCCATCGACGTCAGAATTCGATGACGCGCCGCATTCCATCACGACTCCTGTTACCTCGATCAACCCAGAGTATCGTACAAATACTGCAACTGTCGATAGTGAGACAACCGACACTGCGTCGTTCCCTTCGGATAGCTACCTATTGTCAAAATTAGGTGAAGAAACACAGGATGTAACCACGGAACGGTATGAAAATATCGAAGACAGCGCAGCGACGCTATCGAGTTTCAATACCGAAGCGACTGATACGTATCCAGCAATAAGTAATGTACCAGAAATAACAGATATTCCTTCAATTAGTGATGTACCATccaaaataaatgaagaaatgcAAGATGCAATTATGGATAAAAACAATCCAGACAGCACAGTGATGCCATCGAATTTCAATGTAGATTCAACAGATTTATACCCAGCATCAGTAAGTAATGTGCCAGATTCTTCTCCAATCAGCAATGTGCCACCGAGTTTAGATGAAAAATTGCAAGATGCAGCAATGGAACAGTATGAAAATGAAGATAGTGTATTGACACCATCGAATTTCAATGTAGATTCAACAGATTTATACCCGGAATCAACAGTAAGTAATGTACCAGATTCTTCTCCAATCAGCAATGTGTCACCGAGTTTAGATGAAAAATTGCAAGATGCGGCAATGGAACAGTATGAAAATGAAGATAGTGTATTGACACCATCGAATTTCAATGTAGATTCAACAGATTTATACCCGGAATCAACAGTAAGTAATGTACCAGATTCTTCTCCAATCAGCAATGTGTCACCGAGTTTAGATGAAAAATTGCAAGATACAGCAAcggatcaaaataaaaattatgaagacAGCGTATTGACAAAAAATTCCAATACAGATTTGATTGATTCGTATCCAACACCAACAATAAGTAATGTGCCAGATTCTTCTCCAATCAGCAATGTGTCACCAAGTTTAGATGAAAAATTGCAAGATGCGGCAATGGAACAGTACGAAAATGAAGATAGTGTATTGACACCATCGAATTTCAATGTAGATTCAACAGATTTATACCCGGAATCAACAGTAAGTAATGTACCAGATTCTTCTCCAATCAGCAATGTGTCACCGAGTTTAGATGAAAAATTGCAAGATACAGCAAcggatcaaaataaaaattatgaagacAGCGTATTGACAAAAAATTCCAATACAGATTTGATTGATTCGTATCCAACACCAACAATAAGTAATGTGCCAGATTCTTCTCCAATCAGCAATGTGTCACCGAGTTTAGATGAAAAATTGCAAGATGCGGCAATGGAACAGTACGAAAATGAAGATAGTGTATTGACACCATCGAATTTCAATGTAGATTCAACAGATTTATACCCGGAATCAACAGTAAGTAATGTACCAGATTCTTCTCCAATCAGCAATGTGTCACCGAGTTTAGATGAAAAATTGCAAGATACAGCAAcggatcaaaataaaaattatgaagacAGCGTATTGACAAAAAATTCCAATACAGATTTGATTGATTCGTATCCAACACCAACAATAAGTAATGTGCCAGATTCTTCTCTAATCAGTAATCTGTCACCGAGTTTAGATGAAAAATTACAAGAGTCGTCTGAACAGTATAAAAATGGTGAAGATAGCGTACTGACACCATCGAATTTCAATACAAATGCAGATGATTTATACCCGGCACCAACAGCAGGTAATGTATCAGAATCTTTTCCAATCAGTGATGTGTCACCGAATATAGATGAAAAGTTACAAGATGACATTACAGAACAGTATAGAAATAACGAAGATAGCGCAGTGACACCATCGAATTTCAATACAGATTCGATTAATTTGTATCCGACATCGACAGTAACTGATGTACCAGAATCGTTTCCGGTCAGTGATGTGTCACAGATTATAGatgaaaaaatgcaaaatacagCCACAGAACAGTCTGGAAATAACGAAGATAGCGTATCGAATTTCAACACAGATTCGATTGATCTCTATCCTACATCGAGTAGTATATCAGAATCCTCTCCAATTAGTGACACGTTATCGAAATTAGATGAAGAAACTCAAAACATAGCTCCAGAAATGAACAGAAAAGAAGACAGAGCAGTAACATTATCAAATTTGAGTGCTGAAGTAGTTGATCCGAATCTAACATCAGCGTTAAATGATGCACCAGCAACCATAGATAGTCCAAACAATGACGATTTTGACGTATTATCCTCTACACCCGCAATTTTGCCGCCAGAAGCAGCTGTTGATCAGCCTACCACGGAAGAATTATCCGAAGCTGTTCCTACGATTGACAATAAATTTGCAGACGTTAGTATGTCTACGCCGGATCAAGTCGAAAGTGTTTCTACGCCGTATTTACCCGAGAATACCGATGATTTAACACCGATGACAGATCCAAGATCGACTTTGATTTCGGAAGATATAACTGCACCAATGGATGTTACTGCAGCTACAATACCTTCCATACAAGACTCACCTATTTCAGACACAGATTTGGTAACGCAAAATGGTAAGGATAGCACGGAAGCATCTCCTGTTTCTCTCACTGAATAA
- the LOC105196231 gene encoding cell wall protein DAN4 isoform X2, protein MSRTMVSTAKILLLPLGIVLLIAVIYFSSNNSEYADDTENNVVEPQIIQHRMIRRATIHYCKCNQYYDQEEGRCLGVPGGGKVLHVENRRSCGINVLKPHCRSSLYYHICKRDKSILAQCANRQIFDNRLQRCVYYDSSKLIPNIILPVNYMHYDHVNVPSCTRSGRFPVPGQCSMFYTCDTNGHRFYQSVFRCPQNTGYEINRGVCNIVSGCVNDNSVNTTVCVPNAPGENVESPRLGDAAEGNVKEIPEILDENRASTNDPVVESEETENSKTYDDAIATTPVNIIGTLSENNYNDNDSSLKPVEEDLVPNGIDEKIIHSQAPNPPEIVQKAFDEEQNEDGLSSLLGSQITSPSTSEFDDAPHSITTPVTSINPEYRTNTATVDSETTDTASFPSDSYLLSKLGEETQDVTTERYENIEDSAATLSSFNTEATDTYPAISNVPEITDIPSISDVPSKINEEMQDAIMDKNNPDSTVMPSNFNVDSTDLYPASVSNVPDSSPISNVPPSLDEKLQDAAMEQYENEDSVLTPSNFNVDSTDLYPESTVSNVPDSSPISNVSPSLDEKLQDAAMEQYENEDSVLTPSNFNVDSTDLYPESTVSNVPDSSPISNVSPSLDEKLQDTATDQNKNYEDSVLTKNSNTDLIDSYPTPTISNVPDSSLISNLSPSLDEKLQESSEQYKNGEDSVLTPSNFNTNADDLYPAPTAGNVSESFPISDVSPNIDEKLQDDITEQYRNNEDSAVTPSNFNTDSINLYPTSTVTDVPESFPVSDVSQIIDEKMQNTATEQSGNNEDSVSNFNTDSIDLYPTSSSISESSPISDTLSKLDEETQNIAPEMNRKEDRAVTLSNLSAEVVDPNLTSALNDAPATIDSPNNDDFDVLSSTPAILPPEAAVDQPTTEELSEAVPTIDNKFADVSMSTPDQVESVSTPYLPENTDDLTPMTDPRSTLISEDITAPMDVTAATIPSIQDSPISDTDLVTQNGKDSTEASPVSLTE, encoded by the exons ATGAGCCGCACAATGGTTTCAACTGCGAAGATTCTACTTTTACCGCTCGGAATCGTACTGTTAATTGCAGTGATATATTTTTCATCGAACAATTCTGAA TACGCTGATGATACAGAAAACAACGTTGTGGAACCGCAGATAATCCAGCATCGAATGATTAGGCGAGCTACTATACATTACTGCAAGTGCAATCAGTACTACGATCAGGAAGAAGGACGTTGCCTGGGCGTTCCAGGAGGCGGTAAGGTACTTCACGTTGAAAACAGACGATCGTGCGGCATTAACGTTTTGAAGCCGCATTGCCGTAGCTCCCTGTATTATCACATCTGCAAGCGTGACAAGTCGATCCTGGCGCAATGCGCGAACAGGCAGATCTTCGACAATCGTCTACAGCGGTGCGTTTACTACGACTCAAGCAAATTAATTCCCAACATCATTTTACCGGTCAACTACATGCATTACGATCATGTTAACGTGCCGAGTTGCACGAGATCTGGCCGATTTCCCGTGCCCGGTCAGTGCTCCATGTTTTACACGTGCGACACGAATGGACATCGGTTCTATCAAAGCGTCTTCCGATGTCCACAAAACACGGGATACGAAATCAACAGAGGAGTCTGCAACATCGTGTCAGGCTGTGTGAACGATAACTCGGTGAATACCACGGTTTGTGTTCCCAATGCGCCGGGCGAGAATGTGGAATCTCCTAGACTGGGTGATGCCGCAGAAGGAAACGTAAAAGAAATCCCCGAAATACTCGACGAAAATAGAGCCAGCACGAATGATCCTGTTGTAGAAAGTGAGGAAACTGAAAACTCGAAGACTTACGATGACGCTATTGCTACTACCCCTGTAAATATAATAGGCACactttcagaaaataattataacgatAATGACAGCTCGTTGAAGCCAGTCGAAGAAGATCTAGTTCCTAATGGTATTGATGAAAAGATAATACATAGCCAAGCTCCGAACCCGCCTGAAATCGTGCAAAAAGCATTTGATGAAGAACAAAACGAAGACGGATTGTCATCACTATTAGGTTCACAGATTACGTCGCCATCGACGTCAGAATTCGATGACGCGCCGCATTCCATCACGACTCCTGTTACCTCGATCAACCCAGAGTATCGTACAAATACTGCAACTGTCGATAGTGAGACAACCGACACTGCGTCGTTCCCTTCGGATAGCTACCTATTGTCAAAATTAGGTGAAGAAACACAGGATGTAACCACGGAACGGTATGAAAATATCGAAGACAGCGCAGCGACGCTATCGAGTTTCAATACCGAAGCGACTGATACGTATCCAGCAATAAGTAATGTACCAGAAATAACAGATATTCCTTCAATTAGTGATGTACCATccaaaataaatgaagaaatgcAAGATGCAATTATGGATAAAAACAATCCAGACAGCACAGTGATGCCATCGAATTTCAATGTAGATTCAACAGATTTATACCCAGCATCAGTAAGTAATGTGCCAGATTCTTCTCCAATCAGCAATGTGCCACCGAGTTTAGATGAAAAATTGCAAGATGCAGCAATGGAACAGTATGAAAATGAAGATAGTGTATTGACACCATCGAATTTCAATGTAGATTCAACAGATTTATACCCGGAATCAACAGTAAGTAATGTACCAG ATTCTTCTCCAATCAGCAATGTGTCACCGAGTTTAGATGAAAAATTGCAAGATGCGGCAATGGAACAGTACGAAAATGAAGATAGTGTATTGACACCATCGAATTTCAATGTAGATTCAACAGATTTATACCCGGAATCAACAGTAAGTAATGTACCAGATTCTTCTCCAATCAGCAATGTGTCACCGAGTTTAGATGAAAAATTGCAAGATACAGCAAcggatcaaaataaaaattatgaagacAGCGTATTGACAAAAAATTCCAATACAGATTTGATTGATTCGTATCCAACACCAACAATAAGTAATGTGCCAGATTCTTCTCTAATCAGTAATCTGTCACCGAGTTTAGATGAAAAATTACAAGAGTCGTCTGAACAGTATAAAAATGGTGAAGATAGCGTACTGACACCATCGAATTTCAATACAAATGCAGATGATTTATACCCGGCACCAACAGCAGGTAATGTATCAGAATCTTTTCCAATCAGTGATGTGTCACCGAATATAGATGAAAAGTTACAAGATGACATTACAGAACAGTATAGAAATAACGAAGATAGCGCAGTGACACCATCGAATTTCAATACAGATTCGATTAATTTGTATCCGACATCGACAGTAACTGATGTACCAGAATCGTTTCCGGTCAGTGATGTGTCACAGATTATAGatgaaaaaatgcaaaatacagCCACAGAACAGTCTGGAAATAACGAAGATAGCGTATCGAATTTCAACACAGATTCGATTGATCTCTATCCTACATCGAGTAGTATATCAGAATCCTCTCCAATTAGTGACACGTTATCGAAATTAGATGAAGAAACTCAAAACATAGCTCCAGAAATGAACAGAAAAGAAGACAGAGCAGTAACATTATCAAATTTGAGTGCTGAAGTAGTTGATCCGAATCTAACATCAGCGTTAAATGATGCACCAGCAACCATAGATAGTCCAAACAATGACGATTTTGACGTATTATCCTCTACACCCGCAATTTTGCCGCCAGAAGCAGCTGTTGATCAGCCTACCACGGAAGAATTATCCGAAGCTGTTCCTACGATTGACAATAAATTTGCAGACGTTAGTATGTCTACGCCGGATCAAGTCGAAAGTGTTTCTACGCCGTATTTACCCGAGAATACCGATGATTTAACACCGATGACAGATCCAAGATCGACTTTGATTTCGGAAGATATAACTGCACCAATGGATGTTACTGCAGCTACAATACCTTCCATACAAGACTCACCTATTTCAGACACAGATTTGGTAACGCAAAATGGTAAGGATAGCACGGAAGCATCTCCTGTTTCTCTCACTGAATAA
- the LOC105196232 gene encoding mitochondrial potassium channel ATP-binding subunit, which produces MSVLRAALFTCISNESTLSRYSLQKFVLQGRSQNVWRTAKREFSKISQKYATEKVNKPKLSSCLLKFGFSGLGITAACILKSRDQIVFCKEAKRISDISPVIPSNPELTFEWAKFFKYLYPHIWYLLLALSSALIVALLNIQIPQCVGNVINVLTEICQNKNESVKQVISQLTQPAFNLGRMYIAQAFFTFVYIYTLSHVGERVAVSLRQDLFKSIIMQDIAFFDKTRSGEIVSRLTSDIQDFKSSFKICISQGLRSLTQIIGCVVSVIVISPQLTTLVVFSLPPIIFIGTLLGRSLRKLSMEAQNQVAKSTAVCEEAIQNIRTVRAFAAEEKEAEMFYKEIEYSSDLYERLGFGISFFQAGTNLLLNGILLSTLYLGGQLLSTGQLSPGNLMAFLMATQTIQKSLGQLSVLFGTFVRGQSAGARVFQYLDMPPSPMMIGGDVIADKSLAGNIVFKDVTFSYPTRPDTVILKNFNLNIPAGKTVAIVGTSGNGKSTVAVLLERFYDVDEGSITIDDRDIKSLNSSYLRGNVLGYINQEPTLFATSILENIRYGRQDATDEEVIEAAKEANAHEFILKFPDSYATEVGERGTQLSGGQKQRVAIARALLKQPSVLILDEATSALDYESEKVVQKAIENVTRGRTVLVIAHRLSTIKGADVIVVLQRGVIVELGTHSELIKRKGVYYTLVNQQEKENM; this is translated from the exons ATGTCTGTGTTACGAGCTGCGTTATTCACTTGCATTAGTAATGAATCTACGCTTTCGAG aTATTCCTTGCAGAAGTTTGTTCTGCAAGGAAGGAGCCAGAATGTATGGAGAACTGCAAAGCGtgaatttagtaaaatttctcaaaaatatgcCACCGAAAAGGTGAACAAGCCAAAGCTTTCTTCATGTCTATTGAAATTTGGCTTTAGTGGACTTGGAATAACAGCTGCTTGTATCTTGAAGTCACGTGatcaaattgtattttgtaaagAGGCTAAAAGAATAAGTGATATAAGTCCGGTCATTCCGAGCAATCCTGAATTGACCTTTGAGTGggcaaaatttttcaagtacttGTATCCACATATCTGGTATTTATTACTAGCACTGTCA AGTGCATTAATAGTTGCACTGTTAAACATACAAATACCACAGTGCGTTGGAAATGTCATAAATGTGCTGACGGAAATATGTCAGAACAAAAATGAATCTGTGAAGCAAGTCATTTCGCAGCTTACTCAACCAGCTTTTAATTTGGGCCGCATGTACATTGCACAA GCATTTTTTacctttgtatatatttatactctTTCACATGTTGGTGAAAGGGTTGCAGTGAGCTTACGTCAGGATTTGTTCAAGTCCATTATTATGCAAGACATAGCGTTCTTTGACAAGACGCGCTCTGGTGAAATAGTAAGTCGATTGACCAGTgatattcaagattttaaaagctcgtttaaaaTCTGCATATCTCAAGGACTGAGAAGCCTCACACAAATTATTGGTTGTGTCGTCTCTGTAATAGTGATATCACCGCAATTGACCACTCTTGTGGTATTCAGTTTACCTCCGATAATTTTTATTGGTACTCTTCTGGGAAGAAGTTTGCGTAAGCTATCGATGGAGGCGCAAAATCAAGTCGCAAAATCCACCGCCGTGTGCGAGGAAGCCATACAGAACATCCGAACG GTGAGAGCTTTCGCCGCGGAGGAAAAAGAGGCGGAGATGTTTTACAAAGAGATCGAATATTCGTCCGATTTGTACGAACGATTAGGTTTTGGCATAAGTTTCTTCCAAGCGGGGACGAATTTACTGCTCAATGGTATCTTGCTTTCTACGTTGTATCTTGGCGGACAGTTACTCTCCACGGGACAATTGTCTCCGGGTAATCTCATGGCCTTTCTGATGGCTACACAAACCATACAAAAGTCTTTGGGTCAGTTGTCTGTGCTCTTCGGAACCTTCGTCAGGGGGCAAAGTGCAGGAGCCAGAGTTTTCCag tacttaGATATGCCGCCTTCGCCAATGATGATCGGTGGTGACGTAATCGCGGATAAATCTTTAGCAGGGAATATAGTTTTCAAAGATGTGACTTTCAGTTACCCTACTAGACCCGATAccgttattttaaagaatttcaaTTTGAACATTCCCGCTGGGAAAACCGTGGCTATTGTCGGTACCAGCGGCAATGGTAAATCAACAGTAGCTGTATTATTAGAAAG ATTTTACGATGTTGATGAAGGCTCCATTACTATTGACGATCGAGATATAAAATCTCTTAACTCGAGTTATCTCAGAGGCAATGTTTTGGGCTACATAAATCAAGAGCCTACTCTATTCGCTACCAGTATTCTGGAAAATATTAGATACGGGAGGCAAGATGCAACAGATGAAGAG gtTATCGAGGCAGCTAAAGAGGCAAACGCGCACGAGTTCATACTGAAATTCCCAGACAGCTATGCGACCGAGGTTGGTGAAAGAGGTACGCAGCTTTCTGGTGGACAAAAGCAACGGGTTGCTATTGCCAGAGCTTTGTTGAAGCAACCATCTGTTTTAATTCTGGATGAGGCAACAAG CGCGTTGGATTATGAAAGTGAGAAAGTCGTTCAAAAAGCGATTGAAAATGTTACGAGAGGTAGAACAGTGCTTGTGATCGCTCATAGGTTAAGTACCATTAAAGGAGCTGACGTAATCGTCGTGTTACAACGCGGTGTTATTGTAGAG ttgGGCACGCATTCGGAATTAATTAAACGCAAAGGAGTATATTATACACTCGTTAACCAGCAGGAGAAAGAGAACATGTAA